A part of Citrifermentans bremense genomic DNA contains:
- a CDS encoding 3-isopropylmalate dehydratase small subunit, whose product MKKFGGPALFLDRSDINTDEIIPAKYLTEITKEDLKPYLLEDLKLPGFDPKSDKTFGAGVVITRANFGCGSSREHAPWVFEVNGINVVLAQSFARIFRQNMFNCGMAAIELSAEQIDRLFGFAGAADATVDVDVEKGTLTIKGGGREESMQFEISPFDKALVLAGGWVDYADSKY is encoded by the coding sequence ATGAAAAAATTTGGCGGCCCGGCCCTCTTTCTGGACCGTAGCGACATAAACACCGACGAGATCATCCCGGCCAAGTACCTGACCGAGATCACCAAGGAAGACCTGAAGCCCTACCTGCTCGAAGACCTGAAACTACCGGGCTTCGATCCCAAGTCGGATAAGACTTTCGGCGCAGGCGTGGTCATCACCCGCGCCAACTTCGGCTGCGGCTCCTCCCGCGAGCACGCACCCTGGGTCTTCGAGGTCAACGGCATCAACGTGGTGCTGGCGCAGTCGTTTGCCAGGATCTTCAGGCAGAACATGTTCAACTGCGGCATGGCCGCCATCGAGCTTTCCGCGGAGCAGATCGACCGCCTCTTCGGCTTTGCCGGTGCAGCCGACGCCACCGTCGACGTGGACGTGGAGAAAGGCACCCTCACCATCAAGGGGGGAGGGCGCGAGGAGTCGATGCAGTTCGAGATCTCTCCCTTCGACAAGGCTCTGGTTCTGGCCGGCGGCTGGGTGGATTACGCCGACAGCAAATACTAG
- a CDS encoding MlaE family ABC transporter permease codes for MTQFLEPLGKRVLYFNQVLGEMVILQGRILYFLREAPRNVQSILTQMAVIGWDTLPVASVMAFFVGMVLALQTGVELQKYGGQNIIGAIVGHSMVRELGPVMTSFLVAGRCGSAMAAELGVMTVYEEIDALKTLDIDPVRYLAMPRFIACIICVPALVIYSDVIGIIGGALISNLHPQIFVSYSTYYDSLTDALKIKEIGTGLTKSVVFGSIIALVSCYVGFSTSGGARGIGQSTTRSVVLSFMLILVADYILTRLLL; via the coding sequence GTGACGCAATTTCTGGAACCGCTCGGCAAACGGGTGCTTTATTTCAACCAGGTGCTTGGGGAGATGGTCATCCTCCAGGGGAGGATCCTCTACTTCCTGCGCGAGGCGCCGCGCAACGTGCAGAGCATACTGACCCAGATGGCGGTGATCGGCTGGGACACGCTCCCGGTCGCCTCGGTGATGGCCTTCTTCGTCGGGATGGTGCTGGCGCTGCAGACAGGGGTCGAGCTGCAGAAGTACGGTGGGCAGAACATCATCGGCGCCATCGTCGGGCACTCCATGGTGCGCGAGTTGGGTCCGGTCATGACCAGCTTTCTTGTCGCCGGGCGCTGCGGCTCCGCGATGGCCGCGGAGCTCGGGGTCATGACCGTGTACGAGGAGATCGACGCGCTGAAGACCCTCGACATCGACCCGGTCCGCTACCTCGCCATGCCCCGTTTCATCGCCTGCATCATCTGCGTCCCTGCGCTCGTCATCTACTCCGACGTGATCGGGATCATCGGTGGGGCGCTGATCAGCAACCTGCACCCCCAGATCTTCGTTTCCTACTCGACCTACTACGACAGCCTCACCGACGCCCTGAAGATCAAGGAGATCGGCACCGGCCTCACCAAGTCGGTCGTCTTCGGCTCCATCATCGCGCTGGTTTCCTGCTACGTCGGTTTCAGCACCTCCGGCGGCGCGCGGGGTATCGGCCAGTCGACCACCAGGTCCGTGGTGCTGTCGTTCATGCTGATCCTGGTCGCGGACTATATCCTGACCAGGCTGCTCCTGTAG
- a CDS encoding MlaD family protein — translation MALSVEKKVGIFFLFGLIILGLLLEVGEKWNPFEKNVPYKTYLTSITGLKVGDPVRLAGVDVGRIKGINILNDKIEINFEVKPGTRIKTDSVAGLRLTNLLGGQFLGLSFGSPNAPLLEPGGVVKGKDVANIDIIVDNLSDVVKDAKQFVNNLDRNQDVVLKKISVMLDENRGNLRDSIANINSITGKMDRGEGSLALLLNERKLFDDASGAVESLKNVAGKIERGEGTLGKLVNDDSVYRDASALIADLRAGAKDLNAGMKDVKEITAKVNSGQGTLGKLVNDETLYTDLRDASKNVKEITQKINSGQGTLGKLVNEDQLYRDTTATLKKAERAMEGLGDAGPISVLGSIVGTLF, via the coding sequence ATGGCTCTTTCGGTAGAAAAAAAGGTCGGCATCTTCTTCCTGTTCGGTCTCATCATCCTGGGGTTGCTTCTCGAGGTGGGTGAGAAATGGAACCCGTTCGAGAAGAACGTCCCCTACAAGACCTATCTCACCAGCATCACCGGGCTGAAAGTCGGGGACCCGGTCCGCCTTGCCGGCGTCGACGTCGGGCGCATCAAGGGGATCAACATCCTGAACGACAAGATCGAGATCAACTTCGAGGTGAAGCCTGGCACCAGGATCAAGACCGACTCGGTTGCGGGCTTGAGGCTTACCAACCTTCTGGGAGGCCAGTTCCTGGGGCTTTCCTTCGGCTCTCCCAACGCCCCGCTTCTGGAGCCGGGCGGCGTAGTTAAAGGGAAGGACGTCGCCAACATCGACATCATCGTCGACAACCTGAGCGACGTGGTGAAGGACGCCAAGCAGTTCGTGAACAACCTGGACCGCAACCAGGACGTAGTGCTGAAGAAGATCTCCGTCATGCTGGACGAGAACCGCGGCAACCTGAGGGACTCCATCGCCAACATCAACAGCATCACCGGCAAGATGGACCGCGGCGAGGGATCGCTTGCGCTTCTCTTGAACGAAAGGAAGCTCTTCGACGACGCAAGCGGCGCGGTGGAGAGCCTGAAGAACGTGGCCGGGAAGATTGAGCGCGGGGAGGGGACCCTCGGGAAGCTGGTCAACGACGACTCGGTGTACCGCGACGCCTCCGCCCTCATCGCCGACCTCAGGGCAGGCGCGAAAGACCTGAACGCTGGGATGAAGGACGTGAAGGAGATCACCGCCAAGGTCAACTCCGGCCAGGGGACCCTGGGCAAGCTGGTCAACGACGAGACCCTCTACACGGACCTGCGCGACGCCTCGAAGAACGTGAAGGAGATCACCCAGAAGATCAACTCCGGTCAGGGGACCCTCGGGAAGCTGGTCAACGAGGACCAGCTTTACCGCGACACCACCGCCACACTCAAGAAAGCAGAGCGGGCCATGGAAGGTTTGGGTGACGCGGGTCCGATCTCCGTGCTTGGTTCCATCGTGGGGACCCTCTTCTAA
- a CDS encoding carotenoid biosynthesis protein, protein MTDILDIAIGTITMRPYVFAFFTAYLVAAVPHLGWKKTLLFTVAGYLIAFTSEYSSINTGFPYGWYYYVDTTRDRELWVAGVPFFDSLSYVFLTYCSYATALLVLGPVKKAGRDLVLLETGRLRRSFSVLFLASLFQVFLDIVTDPVALQGSRWFLGRIYGYKEVGAHFGIPLSNYLGWLLVSALLVAALQLIDRFGGRGEEKPAGVAAPPLRAFYGPFLYLCVIAFNLTVTLYIGERLMAITGFFIYTLPIAMAGVLLFQKVDRYHKDELAAHLAEFPWSNATSTGSGRPGASN, encoded by the coding sequence GTGACTGACATCCTCGACATCGCCATCGGGACCATCACCATGCGTCCCTACGTCTTCGCCTTCTTCACCGCCTACCTCGTCGCGGCCGTGCCGCACCTTGGGTGGAAAAAGACGCTCCTTTTCACCGTTGCCGGCTACCTGATCGCCTTCACCTCCGAGTACAGCTCCATCAACACCGGCTTTCCCTACGGCTGGTACTACTACGTGGACACGACCCGGGACCGCGAGCTCTGGGTGGCGGGGGTCCCTTTCTTCGACTCGCTCTCCTACGTCTTTCTCACCTACTGCAGCTACGCCACAGCACTTTTGGTGCTGGGACCGGTGAAGAAGGCCGGGCGGGACCTGGTGCTTCTGGAGACCGGCCGCCTGAGGCGCTCCTTCTCCGTCTTGTTCCTCGCCTCCTTGTTCCAGGTGTTTCTCGACATCGTCACCGACCCGGTCGCCTTGCAGGGGAGCAGGTGGTTCCTGGGGAGGATCTACGGCTACAAGGAGGTGGGAGCGCATTTCGGGATCCCGCTTTCCAACTACCTCGGCTGGCTCCTGGTGAGCGCGCTGCTGGTAGCCGCCCTGCAGCTCATCGACAGGTTCGGAGGGAGAGGGGAGGAGAAGCCCGCCGGAGTCGCAGCGCCGCCTCTGCGAGCTTTCTACGGCCCCTTCCTCTACCTTTGCGTGATAGCCTTCAACCTCACGGTGACCCTCTACATCGGGGAGCGGCTGATGGCCATCACCGGGTTCTTCATCTACACCCTTCCCATCGCCATGGCGGGGGTGCTCCTTTTCCAGAAGGTGGACCGCTACCACAAGGACGAGCTGGCGGCGCACCTGGCGGAGTTTCCCTGGTCGAACGCGACCTCCACGGGAAGCGGGCGGCCCGGCGCATCCAATTAA
- a CDS encoding cytochrome P460 family protein translates to MKKAVSLMALCAVFGATAAASAAQTALPRGYEKWEKSKARINTDKKSLFYGIHYIYVDKKAMKGYKSGGAYPDGSRFVAVNYSIKEENGKQVPGKKNMIVVMQKDRTQQQTGGWRFAGFTPEGKPSGLDGKRDCFGCHEKDAKDRDYVISRYTDFK, encoded by the coding sequence ATGAAAAAGGCTGTTTCCCTCATGGCGCTTTGCGCCGTCTTCGGCGCCACGGCGGCTGCGTCTGCCGCGCAGACCGCTCTTCCCAGGGGGTACGAGAAGTGGGAGAAGAGCAAGGCCCGGATCAACACGGACAAGAAGTCGCTGTTCTACGGCATCCACTACATCTACGTGGACAAGAAGGCGATGAAGGGCTACAAAAGCGGCGGGGCGTACCCCGACGGGAGCCGGTTCGTCGCGGTGAACTACTCCATTAAGGAAGAAAACGGCAAGCAGGTGCCGGGGAAGAAAAACATGATCGTGGTGATGCAAAAGGACAGGACCCAGCAGCAGACCGGCGGTTGGCGCTTCGCCGGGTTCACGCCCGAGGGTAAACCTTCGGGACTCGACGGCAAGAGGGACTGCTTCGGGTGCCACGAAAAGGACGCCAAGGACAGGGACTACGTGATCTCCAGGTACACCGACTTCAAATGA
- a CDS encoding M16 family metallopeptidase codes for MSTTENTPQVRMTTLPNGIRVVSQKIPGMQSAAVGIRNDSSTRNEPEDCAGASHFIEHLLFKGTPTRSADQITDEFNSIGARANAYTSQEEVFYYAVALASIIPATFDILADMFVNSFLPEKEVEKERAVVLQEILMNQDTPSRFIYNQFHQGFWQGHPLGTPILGTSESIGSIQRNRLMDYKLSHYLSSATIVSVAGNVEHDRMVEQAERTLGALPKGVPQVKKPQPGWRSAVGENRHYQRPLEQTLFYMGYPLPPAGNEHRHKLSVFNQILGTGMNSRLFREVRERRSLAYTVYSMMSSYTDSAALMIYAGTSADRAQEAVDVCHAEVLRFCEEKVSAEMLAAAKEQIRSARLMALDDCETQVRRISNTTSLLGAPEPVGASLEAIAAVTAEEVRDVARLLFSGVVPRVESVGTGEGPGLPR; via the coding sequence ATGTCGACGACAGAAAACACTCCCCAGGTGCGCATGACCACCCTCCCCAACGGGATCAGGGTGGTGAGCCAAAAGATCCCCGGCATGCAGAGCGCAGCCGTCGGGATCAGGAACGACAGCAGCACGAGGAACGAGCCGGAGGATTGCGCCGGCGCCTCGCATTTCATAGAGCACCTCCTCTTCAAGGGGACCCCCACCCGCAGCGCCGACCAGATCACCGACGAGTTCAACAGCATCGGCGCCCGCGCCAACGCCTACACAAGCCAGGAGGAGGTCTTCTACTACGCGGTAGCGCTCGCCTCGATCATCCCGGCGACCTTCGACATCCTGGCCGACATGTTCGTCAACTCCTTTCTTCCCGAGAAGGAAGTGGAGAAGGAGCGCGCCGTGGTGCTGCAGGAGATCCTTATGAACCAGGACACCCCGAGCCGCTTCATCTACAACCAGTTTCACCAGGGGTTCTGGCAGGGGCATCCGCTGGGCACCCCCATCCTCGGCACCTCCGAGAGCATCGGGAGCATTCAAAGGAACCGCCTGATGGATTACAAGCTCTCCCACTATCTATCCAGCGCGACCATAGTCTCGGTCGCCGGCAACGTGGAGCATGACCGGATGGTGGAGCAGGCCGAACGGACCCTGGGCGCGCTTCCCAAGGGGGTTCCCCAGGTGAAAAAGCCGCAGCCTGGCTGGCGGAGCGCCGTCGGCGAGAACCGGCATTACCAGCGCCCCCTGGAGCAGACCCTCTTCTACATGGGGTACCCGCTGCCGCCGGCTGGAAACGAGCACCGCCACAAGCTTTCCGTATTCAACCAGATCCTCGGCACCGGGATGAACTCCCGCCTTTTCCGCGAGGTACGCGAGCGGCGCAGCCTCGCCTACACGGTCTACTCGATGATGTCCTCCTACACCGATTCCGCGGCGCTGATGATCTACGCAGGGACCAGCGCGGACCGGGCCCAGGAGGCGGTCGACGTCTGCCATGCCGAGGTGCTGAGGTTCTGCGAGGAGAAGGTGAGCGCGGAGATGCTGGCGGCGGCCAAGGAGCAGATCCGCTCAGCCCGCCTGATGGCCCTCGACGACTGCGAGACCCAGGTGCGCAGGATCTCCAACACCACCTCGCTTCTGGGGGCGCCGGAGCCGGTGGGGGCTTCCCTGGAGGCGATCGCCGCGGTCACGGCCGAGGAGGTGAGGGACGTGGCGAGGCTTTTGTTCTCGGGGGTGGTGCCGCGGGTCGAGTCTGTGGGAACGGGCGAGGGCCCGGGACTGCCGCGCTAG
- a CDS encoding phospholipase D-like domain-containing protein yields MSVLKPGLNCMGIYEADSNAVLVDACDYYRAFYHTALAARSYLLLAGWQFDSEVKLLRGEEEKAAGEVRFLQFLNALCQANPSLQVYILAWDFSAVFSLEREWFQNIIFNWSGNERIHFRFDSVHAYGATHHQKFVVADGVVAYVGGMDICSSRWDDRRHIRDNPLRADVDGTRYGSYHDIQTYHTGEVVGVLLELFQQRWIDSGGAPLNLPQAGALTPQFPANALPLPAGEVALSLTVAPAPQTTQRKVGEIRRLFVDAIMSAEHLVYLENQYFSSQAIYWTLVARMTLPDRPRLQIVMMLPDRLPLTEELFLGLPQMKMIRSLQQVAEKTGHLLSVYSSAEMDHGNRKMTFIHSKLLAIDDRFLTIGSANATNRSMGLDTELNVSWEASGPEDPLVPAIRRLRASLLAEHAGLYGLEEEEKFENVENLTRHLECLADDHEARLCRYQADPTLEKSDWPDALEPIARVVDPEQPLDSEFLFESISKSELGSFAKGIFKLSQMMIGL; encoded by the coding sequence ATGAGCGTCCTGAAGCCGGGCCTTAACTGCATGGGGATCTATGAGGCCGACAGCAACGCGGTGCTGGTCGATGCCTGCGATTACTATCGCGCCTTCTACCACACGGCCCTTGCCGCCCGGAGCTACCTGCTACTCGCCGGATGGCAGTTCGACTCCGAGGTGAAGCTTCTTCGCGGCGAGGAGGAGAAAGCAGCCGGGGAGGTGCGCTTCCTGCAGTTTCTGAACGCCCTTTGCCAGGCGAACCCGTCGCTGCAGGTCTATATCCTCGCCTGGGACTTCAGCGCCGTCTTCTCCCTGGAAAGAGAATGGTTCCAGAACATCATCTTCAACTGGTCCGGCAACGAGCGCATCCACTTCCGCTTCGACAGCGTGCACGCCTACGGAGCAACGCACCACCAGAAGTTCGTCGTGGCCGATGGCGTCGTCGCCTACGTAGGGGGGATGGATATCTGCTCCTCGCGCTGGGACGACCGGCGCCACATACGGGACAACCCGCTGCGTGCCGACGTCGACGGCACCCGTTACGGCTCCTACCACGACATCCAGACTTATCACACCGGCGAGGTGGTCGGCGTGCTGCTCGAACTGTTCCAGCAGCGCTGGATCGATTCCGGCGGCGCGCCGCTGAATCTGCCGCAGGCGGGCGCCCTGACCCCGCAGTTCCCGGCAAACGCCTTGCCCCTCCCCGCGGGGGAAGTCGCACTGAGCCTCACCGTGGCCCCGGCGCCCCAGACCACACAGCGCAAGGTGGGTGAGATCCGCCGCCTGTTCGTGGACGCCATCATGTCGGCCGAGCACCTGGTCTACCTGGAGAACCAGTATTTCAGCTCCCAGGCGATCTACTGGACCCTGGTCGCGCGCATGACGCTCCCCGACCGCCCCCGGCTCCAGATCGTCATGATGCTACCGGACCGCCTGCCGCTGACCGAGGAGCTGTTCCTCGGGCTCCCCCAGATGAAGATGATCCGTTCGCTGCAGCAGGTGGCCGAGAAGACCGGGCACCTGCTGAGCGTCTACTCTTCGGCCGAGATGGACCACGGCAACCGGAAGATGACCTTCATCCACTCGAAGCTTCTGGCGATCGACGACCGTTTTCTCACCATAGGCTCGGCCAACGCCACCAACAGGAGCATGGGTCTCGACACGGAGCTGAACGTGAGCTGGGAAGCATCAGGTCCGGAAGACCCGCTGGTCCCGGCGATCAGGCGGCTGCGCGCCTCCCTTTTGGCGGAGCACGCGGGGCTCTACGGCTTAGAGGAAGAGGAAAAGTTCGAGAACGTCGAGAACCTGACCCGCCACCTGGAATGTCTGGCCGACGACCACGAGGCACGCCTTTGCAGGTATCAGGCGGACCCTACGCTGGAAAAAAGCGACTGGCCCGACGCGCTCGAGCCGATAGCGCGGGTGGTCGACCCGGAGCAGCCATTAGACAGCGAGTTTCTCTTCGAGAGCATCTCCAAGTCGGAGCTTGGCTCCTTCGCCAAGGGGATTTTCAAGCTGAGCCAGATGATGATCGGCCTGTGA
- a CDS encoding endonuclease/exonuclease/phosphatase family protein, giving the protein MSRTFSVMTYNVHSCIGTDRQLSPLRIAEVIDRCNPDIVALQELDAGLPRTEMIDQAHLIAMTLEMSFHFHSSIHLKEGGYGNAILSRSPVQLIKAGAVPTEPLHPSFERRGALWAQVMLHGVKVQVLATHFGLNRGERVRQARAITGPEWLGHPECEAPAVLCGDFNALFGSSVYRILTRQLHDVQHKVKGRLPRGTWPTQLPFMRIDHLFVTHNLKVRSVSVPRTPLTRVASDHLPLIVTLELP; this is encoded by the coding sequence ATGTCACGTACCTTTTCCGTAATGACCTACAACGTCCACAGTTGTATCGGCACGGACCGCCAGCTCTCCCCGCTCAGAATCGCCGAGGTGATCGACCGGTGCAACCCCGACATCGTGGCGTTGCAGGAGCTCGACGCGGGGCTCCCTCGCACCGAGATGATCGACCAGGCGCACCTGATAGCCATGACCCTTGAAATGTCGTTCCATTTCCATTCCTCCATCCATCTGAAAGAGGGGGGGTACGGCAACGCCATCCTGAGCCGCTCCCCGGTGCAGCTGATCAAGGCCGGGGCGGTTCCAACAGAGCCGCTGCATCCCTCCTTCGAGCGCAGGGGGGCGCTCTGGGCCCAGGTGATGCTGCACGGCGTGAAGGTACAGGTGCTGGCGACGCATTTCGGGCTGAACCGCGGCGAGCGGGTACGCCAGGCCAGGGCCATCACGGGACCGGAGTGGCTCGGGCATCCGGAGTGCGAGGCGCCGGCCGTTCTTTGCGGGGATTTCAACGCCCTCTTCGGGTCGTCGGTGTACCGGATCCTCACCAGGCAGTTGCATGACGTGCAGCACAAGGTGAAGGGACGCCTCCCCAGGGGAACCTGGCCCACCCAGCTCCCCTTCATGCGCATCGACCACCTGTTCGTCACCCACAACCTCAAGGTTCGCAGCGTCAGCGTGCCGAGGACCCCGCTTACCAGGGTGGCCTCGGATCACCTGCCGCTGATCGTCACGCTGGAGCTGCCATGA
- a CDS encoding TVP38/TMEM64 family protein, which translates to MRRRRLAMKVLVLVLILGVVTATSLFLEDDAFSVRHAGEHRDYLLQMAHRHYLKAALLFAALFFMTAFFLPGALALTIAGGMLFGALPATLYVTVAGTAGAIAAFEAGRFLLGHWVQRHFAEQLSRFNREMTHHGPHYLLVLRLLPLAPFCVINYGAALTKIPLKTFAWTTVAGMLPGSAIYAFAGAQLRYVHEVSDLWSGKSMLAIGLLAISALVPVLLHHWPRREREG; encoded by the coding sequence ATGAGAAGAAGGCGGCTGGCGATGAAGGTGCTTGTCCTGGTGCTGATACTTGGGGTTGTGACCGCCACGAGCCTTTTCCTGGAGGACGACGCGTTCAGCGTGCGGCATGCGGGCGAGCACAGGGATTACCTGCTGCAGATGGCGCACCGGCACTACCTGAAGGCGGCGCTCCTCTTCGCGGCCCTTTTCTTCATGACCGCGTTCTTTCTCCCCGGGGCGCTCGCGCTCACCATCGCGGGGGGGATGCTGTTCGGGGCTTTGCCCGCGACCCTTTATGTAACCGTAGCGGGAACCGCCGGCGCCATTGCCGCTTTCGAGGCGGGGCGTTTTCTATTGGGGCACTGGGTACAGCGGCACTTCGCGGAGCAGCTCTCGCGCTTCAACCGGGAGATGACCCACCATGGCCCGCACTACCTGCTGGTACTGCGGCTGCTCCCCTTGGCCCCTTTCTGTGTCATCAACTACGGCGCCGCCTTGACGAAGATTCCTCTGAAGACTTTCGCCTGGACCACGGTGGCCGGGATGCTCCCGGGATCTGCCATCTACGCCTTCGCCGGTGCCCAACTGCGCTACGTGCACGAGGTCTCGGACCTCTGGTCCGGAAAGTCCATGCTCGCCATAGGGCTTTTGGCCATCTCGGCCCTGGTGCCGGTGCTGCTGCACCACTGGCCCCGGAGGGAAAGGGAAGGGTGA
- a CDS encoding leucyl aminopeptidase produces the protein MKIETACNDPMQHATAALVIGCFEDASDGLFAACDQALDGYLTTLIESSEFSGKPGATLLLHSMGKLPAQRLLLVGLGKKGKISSESLRRAAGSAVGVLQGARVARFSMALNLCCSPPKALEAVLEGALLGSYRFELYKTREKEERFSFDAMTLLVPEQELAEARTTAEQAEKLCRGVFLARDLVSHPGNVVTPGYLAQAAREMAARNAMECRVYEQEELESLGMNALLGVGKGAAMPPRLIVVSYQGEGAKGRPVVLVGKGITFDSGGISIKPGPGMEEMKTDMAGAAAVFGTLEAAALLRLPVNLVGIVPTAENMPDGKSFKPGDVLTSLSGTTIEITNTDAEGRLILCDALHFAQKFKPAAMIDLATLTGACVVALGHEASGLLGNDQRLADALKKAGEETGERLWQLPLWDEYGEGMKSDIADLKNSGSRDGGTIKAAWFLKQFVGETRWAHLDIAGTAWSDKARPYSPKGATGVGVRLLIEYLRQK, from the coding sequence ATGAAGATAGAAACCGCCTGCAACGACCCGATGCAACATGCTACCGCAGCGCTGGTGATCGGCTGCTTCGAAGACGCCAGTGACGGCCTCTTCGCCGCCTGCGACCAGGCGCTGGACGGATATCTCACCACCCTTATTGAAAGCAGCGAGTTCAGCGGCAAGCCCGGGGCGACCTTGCTTTTGCACAGCATGGGGAAGCTCCCGGCCCAAAGGCTCCTCCTGGTGGGGCTCGGCAAGAAGGGGAAAATCAGCAGCGAATCGCTGCGCCGGGCAGCGGGAAGTGCGGTAGGGGTGCTGCAGGGTGCCCGCGTCGCCCGCTTCAGCATGGCCCTCAACCTTTGCTGCAGCCCCCCGAAGGCTCTGGAGGCCGTCTTAGAGGGGGCCCTCCTCGGCAGCTACAGGTTCGAGCTTTACAAGACCAGGGAGAAGGAGGAGCGCTTCTCTTTCGATGCCATGACCCTGCTGGTCCCTGAGCAGGAATTGGCAGAGGCTAGGACGACGGCAGAGCAGGCGGAAAAGCTTTGCCGCGGGGTCTTTCTCGCGCGCGACCTGGTGTCGCATCCGGGGAACGTGGTGACGCCAGGGTACCTGGCCCAGGCCGCGCGGGAAATGGCGGCGCGAAACGCCATGGAATGCCGGGTCTACGAGCAGGAGGAACTGGAGTCGCTCGGGATGAACGCTCTTTTGGGGGTGGGGAAGGGAGCGGCCATGCCGCCGCGCCTGATCGTGGTCAGCTACCAGGGCGAAGGGGCCAAGGGACGCCCGGTGGTATTGGTCGGCAAGGGTATCACCTTCGATTCGGGCGGGATCTCCATCAAGCCCGGACCGGGGATGGAGGAGATGAAGACCGACATGGCGGGAGCGGCCGCAGTGTTCGGGACGCTGGAAGCGGCGGCCCTTTTGCGGCTGCCGGTGAACCTCGTCGGGATCGTCCCTACGGCGGAGAACATGCCCGACGGCAAGTCCTTCAAGCCGGGGGACGTCCTTACCTCGCTCTCCGGGACCACCATCGAGATCACCAACACGGACGCGGAGGGTCGGCTGATACTCTGCGACGCGCTGCACTTCGCACAGAAGTTCAAGCCGGCAGCCATGATCGATCTCGCCACCCTAACCGGCGCCTGCGTGGTCGCCTTGGGGCACGAGGCGAGCGGACTTCTCGGCAACGATCAGCGCCTGGCGGACGCCCTGAAAAAAGCAGGGGAGGAAACCGGGGAAAGGCTTTGGCAGCTGCCGCTTTGGGACGAGTACGGCGAGGGGATGAAGAGCGACATCGCCGACCTGAAGAACTCCGGGAGCAGGGACGGAGGGACCATCAAGGCGGCCTGGTTCCTGAAGCAGTTTGTGGGGGAGACCCGCTGGGCCCACCTCGACATCGCCGGCACCGCCTGGAGCGACAAGGCGCGCCCCTACTCCCCCAAGGGTGCGACCGGCGTCGGCGTCCGGCTCCTGATCGAGTACCTGCGCCAGAAGTAG